The Anas platyrhynchos isolate ZD024472 breed Pekin duck chromosome Z, IASCAAS_PekinDuck_T2T, whole genome shotgun sequence genome includes a window with the following:
- the ESM1 gene encoding endothelial cell-specific molecule 1 isoform X1, with protein sequence MKVFLLLTLLLTPMHAGTAWSAKYAVDCPEPCESNACKSTLRCKRTVLDDCGCCRVCAAALGETCYRTVSGMDGVKCGPGLKCQFYTEEDDFGDEFGICKECPYGTYGMECRKTCNCPSGICDRVTGKCLKFPFFQLSASKPPNRRKIISHTENDMASGDGNSVKEEFVKEKAIRSPVMKWLNPR encoded by the exons ATGAAGGTCTTCCTGCTGCTCACACTCCTGCTGACGCCCATGCACGCTGGAACCGCTTGGAGTGCGAAATATGCAGTAGATTGCCCCGAGCCCTGTGAGAGCAATGCGTGCAAAAGCACCTTGCGCTGTAAGCGGACGGTGCTGGATGACtgcggctgctgcagggtgTGCGCGGCCGCGCTGGGGGAGACTTGCTACCGCACCGTCTCCGGTATGGATGGTGTCAAGTGTGGCCCGGGGCTGAagtgccagttttacactgaggaGGATGACTTTGGTGATGAATTTGGTATCTGCAAAG agtgtCCCTACGGTACCTACGGCATGGAGTGCAGGAAAACCTGCAATTGCCCGTCTGGCATCTGTGACAGAGTAACTGGGAAGTGCTTGAAGTTCCCGTTTTTTCAGCTGTCTGCTTCAAAGCCTCCAAATCGAcgaaaaataatttcacacaCAG AGAACGACATGGCATCAGGGGATGGCAATTCTGTAAAAGAGGAATTTGTTAAGGAGAAAGCAATTCGGTCTCCGGTAATGAAATGGCTAAATCCTCGCTGA
- the ESM1 gene encoding endothelial cell-specific molecule 1 isoform X2, with translation MKVFLLLTLLLTPMHAGTAWSAKYAVDCPEPCESNACKSTLRCKRTVLDDCGCCRVCAAALGETCYRTVSGMDGVKCGPGLKCQFYTEEDDFGDEFGICKECPYGTYGMECRKTCNCPSGICDRVTGKCLKFPFFQLSASKPPNRRKIISHTVYTPDLPR, from the exons ATGAAGGTCTTCCTGCTGCTCACACTCCTGCTGACGCCCATGCACGCTGGAACCGCTTGGAGTGCGAAATATGCAGTAGATTGCCCCGAGCCCTGTGAGAGCAATGCGTGCAAAAGCACCTTGCGCTGTAAGCGGACGGTGCTGGATGACtgcggctgctgcagggtgTGCGCGGCCGCGCTGGGGGAGACTTGCTACCGCACCGTCTCCGGTATGGATGGTGTCAAGTGTGGCCCGGGGCTGAagtgccagttttacactgaggaGGATGACTTTGGTGATGAATTTGGTATCTGCAAAG agtgtCCCTACGGTACCTACGGCATGGAGTGCAGGAAAACCTGCAATTGCCCGTCTGGCATCTGTGACAGAGTAACTGGGAAGTGCTTGAAGTTCCCGTTTTTTCAGCTGTCTGCTTCAAAGCCTCCAAATCGAcgaaaaataatttcacacaCAG TCTATACTCCAGATCTTCCCAGGTAG